The Candidatus Hydrogenedentota bacterium DNA window GGAACTGGTCAGCGTTTCGCAGCTTCGGCCGGGGCAGATTGTGGCGAAGGCGATCACGAATGCCAATGGCGGCATTCTGTGTCCGCCGGGATTCCTCTTGACGGAATCCGCGATTGAACGCCTGAAGAATGCAGGCGTGCTTTCAATCATCATTGAAAGCCTGGAAGACAAGGGGCCGGAAACGCAAGCGCGGCTGCGGGAACTCGAAAAACGCTTCGAGGGAATCGACGACCCCATTCTGCTCCAGCTGAAGGCCGCCGTCGAATCCCGGCTCCGCATCTTGCGGGACAGCCAGCAGTAACTGCGCCGCTCGCATAGCGTAAACCAGGAGATCGTTCCCTGTGCCGATGACACCGGCCGAAATCGAGAAGCGCGTCGAGAGCCTCTCAAATCTGCCCACCTTGCCCGGCATTGTCAAGGTTCTGACCTCGATGGTTGAAAACTCAGCTGTCGCCGCGTCGGACATAGGTGAGGTCATTGCGAAGGATCAGGTGCTCAGCGCAAGACTCCTGCGACTCGTCAACTCCCCCGTTTACGGCTTCCCGGGCCGCATCTCGTCCGTCACGCATGCGATCGTCCTGTTGGGTTTCAACGTGGTCAAGGGTCTGGTGCTGGGCGCCGCGGTCTTCGATTCCATGGCCGGCGAAACTCAGGGTTTGTGGGAGCACAGCCTTGGTTGCGCCGTGATCAGCCGCCGCATCGCGAAAGAGCGGCGCATGAAAGACCCAGAAGAAATCATGGTAGCAGGCCTGCTCCACGACCTGGGCAAGGTCGTGCTCGCTTACCTGGAGCCGGCCGGGTACGCCGATACCAGGCAAACGGCCTATGACGCGCGGCTGCACATCTCCGCCGCGGAACGCGAGGTGTTCGGCGTGGACCACGCCCACGTCGCTTCCTGGATTGCGCGCCATTGGCGCCTGCCCCTGCGTCTCAGCGACCCCCTCGTGTATCACCATGCCCCCTCACGCGCCGTCGACTTCAAAGACGCCACGGCCGTGGTGCATCTTGCCGATATCCTCGCCCGCGGCATGGGCTACGGCTACCCCGGCGACATGACCATGCCCCTGCTCGACCACGATGCATTCCATGCCATCGGGCTGTCCTTTCTGCAAATAGACCGCATTCTCGAGGAGTCCGAAACGGAATACCGGGCCGGCGTCGATGTTCTCGCCCGGCAAGGCATCGCGCCATGAACCCAGCCGCGTCCATCCTGTTGGTTGACCAATCCCCCGCCGCATGCGCGGCGGAACGCGCGGTACTCGACGGAGCCGGATTCCCAACGGCTTCGGTTGCCTCCGCCCACGAGTTGCTCGAGACGTTGTATCATCAGCCGCCCGCGCTCATCCTCATGAGCGCGCATCACACCATGATTCACGGCGCCACGACGCTCGATGCGCTTCGTAGCGATTCCATTCTCGGCCACTTGCCCGTGCTGCTCTTGCTGCAACCCGGCGCCACGCCCGACGGCATAGACTGGGGCCGCATCGCCGTCGACGACTACCTGGTCCGGCCCTGCGGCGCAAGCGAACTCCTTACGCGCGTCCGCCTGATTCTGGCGCGCGTCCAGCGGGACATGAACGCCAACCCCCTTACCGGGTTGCCTGGGAACCGGAGCATCATGCGCGAAATCGAGCGGCGCCTCGCGGCGCAGGAGGCCGTCGCGGTCGCCTATCTGGACATCGACAACTTCAAGCCGTATAACGACAAGTACGGATTCACCAGGGGCGACGAGGTGTTGCGCATGACCACCCGCATCATTACCCACACCCTGGACGA harbors:
- a CDS encoding HDOD domain-containing protein; the protein is MPMTPAEIEKRVESLSNLPTLPGIVKVLTSMVENSAVAASDIGEVIAKDQVLSARLLRLVNSPVYGFPGRISSVTHAIVLLGFNVVKGLVLGAAVFDSMAGETQGLWEHSLGCAVISRRIAKERRMKDPEEIMVAGLLHDLGKVVLAYLEPAGYADTRQTAYDARLHISAAEREVFGVDHAHVASWIARHWRLPLRLSDPLVYHHAPSRAVDFKDATAVVHLADILARGMGYGYPGDMTMPLLDHDAFHAIGLSFLQIDRILEESETEYRAGVDVLARQGIAP
- a CDS encoding diguanylate cyclase → MNPAASILLVDQSPAACAAERAVLDGAGFPTASVASAHELLETLYHQPPALILMSAHHTMIHGATTLDALRSDSILGHLPVLLLLQPGATPDGIDWGRIAVDDYLVRPCGASELLTRVRLILARVQRDMNANPLTGLPGNRSIMREIERRLAAQEAVAVAYLDIDNFKPYNDKYGFTRGDEVLRMTTRIITHTLDDLAPSSSYAGHIGGDDFLFITPPAAMEQACKEILRNFDLIVPNFYDEEDRARDGIHSVDRQGNPRQYPLMTCTIAVIDTARTEIPHVAELAARAAEVKQLAKGLAGSNYLFDRRR